The following DNA comes from Peromyscus leucopus breed LL Stock chromosome 2, UCI_PerLeu_2.1, whole genome shotgun sequence.
tgagctatatcccctaCCCAGGTCTTGTGTTTGCTTGCCTGCATTTCCTttctctaacaaaaataacctacaTCTTAAAGAATACAGAATGGGCCTGGTGACACATGTCTACAATCACAGCTCTGGGAAAGCCAAGGCAGATCAccagttctaggccaacctggactgcatagtgagttccagcctagACTACACGTCTCAAAATCCctaaaaacagaacagagaaggtggctcagtaggtaaaagtgaTTGTCCAGTAAGAATGGGGACCTAAGGTTAAATTATCAGAATCCACGTAAAAGCTGATTAGTAGAAGCCACTGTAACCACAGCCCGCTTACCTGGgggtgagaggtggaggcaggagaatcctggCAGGTTTAGAGCCCACCTATCTGGTTTCTATGGTGAAAAAATAACAGACCCTGTCTTTAGCAAGGTGGgaggccagcagtggtggcacacaccttcattccaggcactcaggaggcagaggtggatctctgagttctaagccagccagattacatcatgagaccctgactcaaagaaaaGGTAAAGTCAAGGGTCAGCACCTGAGGCCAGTGTCCTCTGATGTACACAAGCACTGTGGCACATGAATGAACACAcatccaacacacacaaaagttcAAAATGGAACTGAAATCTAGGGTTGCTAATATAGCTATATAATAAATTAAGCCCAAACCTGAGAAACTCCAAGAACAGAGAAGCCTCAGTTTGTATAATTAGATCCCACTATGTGTGATCTGACTGGACAGAACTagcatgcacacttgcacatCTTCCCATGTCAGTACAGGATCATTCTTCAAGGGTACATAAGCAGGCTAGCCCTTTGATATTAGGagtgtggggagcagaggaggagatCTCCGATGATAAAGTGCCTTCCTTGAGTGTCTGAgagcctgggttccatctctgaCAGAAAATCCACGCTCAGTCCTGAACTATAGCATGTGCCGACTCCAAGGGGTTGCAGTACTTCCCTCTGCCAGCATCCCACTTCCTGGCTCCTCAGACTGTCGGAAGGCCTGTGTTTGTAAGCTATTGGCTAGGCTCCTGGGCGCAGGAATGCTGCACTGCCTTTAATAGCTGTGTGAACAGTCCTTCTATGGGCAACAGGCGGTTGCCTGGGTACCTGCATGTTTTCGTCCTTAGAATCTGTTTaccatgctgaccttgaaatTTAGAGCAGATGCATTCTCGGAGGAAAAGGAGGTGAGGTTCCTGAGTGGAAGAGGAAGCCTGAAAGGTTttagaaatggaataaaacaaaatgtcccCTGCCAAGGCTGTCAACCTAGCAGCTCAAGGATCACAAAGGACTGACTTCAGGGTGCTTGGCCTCCCCTAGGGCGCCATGGGCAGGGCCTGAGGCTGGAATGCTTTCAGAAAGGAGGTAGGGGACAGTTAGCTAGCAAACCCCTGATGTTTCTTTCACCACACTTCCCTGAAACCAAGCAAAGCAAACCTCCCATGTCTCCAAGTGTAGGCTCCCTTTCCCAGAGTGGCGTTTCCATCTATCCATCCTACCCCCATTGCATCACCATTCGAACTGCGACTGCCAAAGGCCTCCTTCGCCAGCTTTTTAAGGCACTCCCCTGACAGACCGTGAGCCATTGGGCCACCCGGAGGGCTGAGAGCCTGGGCGCTCCTAGCAGACCTGCTCCTACACCTTGTGGGTAGCCTGAAGGAGTCTGACTCGGAAAGTAAAACTACTTCTAAGCTGACTAAACTTGACTGCTGATGCGCTTTGAACTCCGGCATGAACACAGTGGAGCGCCTTCTTGGAATCTGGCCTGGTTTCTCTTAAAcgcgccaaaaaaaaaaaaaaaaaaaacaggaaacccTTAGACTTGTTCTGCTTTGGTGCTGGATTGTGCGAAATACTACTTTTGAAATCTGACGGGATTAAGGAGCTTCCCCTGGAGCCAAAGAAACTAAAACAGGGTCATCGTACCCAGATGTCCTGAGGTTCCCAGGGGCACAATACGGAATCTGGAACCAAAGGAGTGACTGCGGATTCGGGCGCCGAGCTCGACTCTCCAGGCCTCGCTCTGCAAACCACTGGGCTGGAGGGTGGTTAGCACACCTAGGAGGCCGCACTTGTCACCCGCTGTTCCCAGCTGAGCGTCAGCGGAGGTGGTTAGAAACCCCGGAAGGGCGGAGAGGGAGCTGGCGTAGGCCGGTGGGTGACTCAGCCTGCAGCCCTGGGGACAAATGGGTTAAGTGGGCGTGGCATGTGCCGCTCCGCCCCGACAGGCCCCGCCTACGGAGGCCGCGGCTGGCCTGCGTATTTATAGAGGCGGTGCCGGGAGCGCCGGGGCGTCCCTGTGCCCGCAGTCCCGCGTCATGGAGCGGCCGGCGCCTTTGGCGGTGCTGCCCTTCTCCGATCCCGCGCACGCCCTGAGCCTGTTGCGCGGCTTGAGTCAGCTGCGCGCCGAGCGCAAGTTTCTGGACGTGACCCTGGAGGCAGCGGGTGGCCGCGACTTCCCCGCGCACCGTGCCGTGTTAGCGGCCGCTAGTCCCTACTTCCGCGCCATGTTCGCGGGCCAGCTGCGCGAGAGCCGCGCCGAGCGCGTGCGCTTGCACGGGGTGCCGCCCGACATGCTGCAGCTGCTCCTGGACTTCAGCTACACCGGCCGAGTGGCCGTGAGCGGCGACAACGCCGAGCCGCTGCTGCGCGCCGCGGACCTGCTGCAGTTCCCCGCCGTGAAGGAGGCGTGCGGCGCCTTTCTGCAGCAGCAGCTCGACCTGGCCAACTGCCTGGACATGCAGGACTTTGCCGAGGCCTTCAGCTGCTCGGGGCTGGCTAGCGCGGCGCAGCGCTTCATCCTGCGCCACGTGGGCGAGCTGGGCGCCGAGCAGCTGGAGAGGCTGCCGCTGGCCCGCCTGCTGCGCTACCTGCGCGACGACGGGCTGTGCGTGCCCAAGGAGGAGGCGGCCTACCAGCTGGCGCTGCGCTGGGTCCGCGCGGAcccgccgcgccgcgccgcgcacTGGCCGCAGCTGCTGGAGGCCGTGCGCCTTCCCTTCGTGCGCCGCTTCTACCTGCTGGCACACGTGGAGGCCGAGCCGCTGGTGGCGCGCTGCCCGCCTTGTCTGCGCCTGCTGCGCGAGGCCCGCGACTTCCAGGCGGCACGCTACGACCGGCACGACCGCGGGCCCTGCCCCCGTATGCGTCCGCGCCCGTCCACCGGCCTAGCCGAGATCCTGGTGCTGGTGGGAGGTTGCGACCAGGACTGCGACGAGTTGGTCACCGTCGACTGCTACAATCCGCAGACGGGCCAGTGGCGCTACCTGGCCGAGTTCCCCGACCACTTAGGTGGGGGCTACAGTATCGTGGCTCTGGGTAACGACATCTACGT
Coding sequences within:
- the Klhl21 gene encoding kelch-like protein 21, which encodes MERPAPLAVLPFSDPAHALSLLRGLSQLRAERKFLDVTLEAAGGRDFPAHRAVLAAASPYFRAMFAGQLRESRAERVRLHGVPPDMLQLLLDFSYTGRVAVSGDNAEPLLRAADLLQFPAVKEACGAFLQQQLDLANCLDMQDFAEAFSCSGLASAAQRFILRHVGELGAEQLERLPLARLLRYLRDDGLCVPKEEAAYQLALRWVRADPPRRAAHWPQLLEAVRLPFVRRFYLLAHVEAEPLVARCPPCLRLLREARDFQAARYDRHDRGPCPRMRPRPSTGLAEILVLVGGCDQDCDELVTVDCYNPQTGQWRYLAEFPDHLGGGYSIVALGNDIYVTGGSDGSRLYDCVWRYNSSVNEWTEVAPMLKAREYHSSSVLDGLLYVVAADSTERYDHATDSWEALQPMTYPMDNCSTTACRGRLYAIGSLAGKETMVIQCYDPDTDLWSLVDCGQLPPWSFAPKTVTLNGLMYFVRDDSAEVDVYNPTKNEWDKIPSMNQVHVGGSLAVLGGKLYVSGGYDNTFELSDVVEAYDPETRAWSVVGRLPEPTFWHGSVSIFRQFMPQTPAGGRGFELNSGSNDMDAGRHRLPQNPDELH